The Musa acuminata AAA Group cultivar baxijiao chromosome BXJ2-2, Cavendish_Baxijiao_AAA, whole genome shotgun sequence genome contains the following window.
GTCCAGACAAAAGTGCCAGAGAGACTGCTGATAACAAAGAAATTGGGAGGATTGTTTATGCTTTCCTGAAGGTACAGAGAAGAAGCATTTGCATCTTCTCAGATATTAACTCTCCAATATTCAGCAAAAGAACACACCCTGGATATGCAAGTATTGGATATGCAGAAGTGAGAAGGTTCCTTTTGACATTTCTTGTTACTTTAAACTTCACATACTGCAGCTGAAAAGAAAATTGGAAGTACCTGGAAAGTTTCAAGTGACATTGTGATCCCTCTGCCCTCATCTCTCAGATAATAGAATGCTTATGTTTCTCATGTGTTACATCATTGGTTAAACTTCATATAAATTGCTTAAGTGTCCTACAATATCTACAAAACATTGATATAAATAAGTATAGATGGTATAGAATTCCGAAGACTGTTTCAATCATGCAAGAAATGTCAGGAAGAATCTGATGCAAATACAACGAGGACATAAGAAGCAATCTAAGTGTTTTGAGACTCATAGGTTGTTGTTTGGTTCTCAgttaatggatttgatgaatctaCAATGTTAAAGAGGACTTCGAAGCGTAGATTTCCAAGCTTTCTACAAGTCTAAAAGATTTCTACAATTGCGCAGACGATCAGTATCGGAAATGTAGATGAAAGCGGGTCACTCACCATGATTTCTCGGccacaacaagatgggaggaggtggccAGGTGATGTTAATTCCAGCAACCAGCACAACCGGCTGTTGGTCCATCACACAAAATTGGCAACGAGCGAGAAGCTGTGGTCACCGAAGGCTGTGGAGTTGTCGAAAGGTCATGTCTCCTCGGCGGCAGTTCCACGGTCGCAATAGGCCGAACACCGGTAGGGCGTTGGCTTCCGACCGGGTAAAAGCGAGGAAGTTCGAATGTTGCTGCTTCGATGGAGAGAGAAATCATGCTGAAAGGAGCCGTAGAGGGTTGTTGTGACGGTACATAGTGCAATGGTAGCAGAGCAGGGCACTTGCCGGTCGGGATTGGTTAATGGCAGGTGTTTGATGCAGTGCCAACGGACATGACGAGAGAAAGAAAGTGTGGGAGCGCCGCAAAGTAACCGGAGAAGAGGAGAAAGGACCGGTAGACGAAAGTAGAGGAAGCTTTGAGGATGGACTGTTCTTCTTCGACGCTGGAGGATTCAACGTGGTGGTGCCGGTCGTTGCGGCGGCGACGGCAATCGCAACCGGCCACAATCATTGTGAAGAGCGTCCGTTTAAACGTTTGACGTACAACTCGGCGGATAGGCCAAATCCTCGATGCATCAGCGTCCGCGTATATCTTCAAGCTAAATCGCAACCGTTCATCtgtattattctttttattttattcatgTTATACGTGGAGAGCACGTGCGTTTTTCATGATTTCTTTTAGATACTTACTCTTGCTAAATTCAAAGTATttgcccttatatatatatatatatatatatatatatatatatatatatatatatatatatatatatatatatatatatatatatatatatatatatatatatatatatatatatactttaggACAAATTTCAAGTAAAGTctctcttctttgtttttttttttccataagtATTTTTTCATATTTTCCAAAGAGCATCAAAATGTTCATTTAAGCAAATAACGATGATAAACCTATTGATATATCCTATGAACCAATTTACATGAATCAATCTAAGTTTTtcggttataatattttatatatgtttataatgttttgataaagacataaaaaatattataactaattgATAGAGAGTATATAGTCACTCAATTGTCATCTCACatgtaattttgatgattaagattaaaaaaaaaatggatgACACCTTTCACTTGCTTGTCAGGACAATGTCTTGAGGGAGGCAATTATAGATTGCCTCTCGCCGATATGGATAAGAGGTTAATAGGAGACTATTAGAGgccgtaaattatttcataaaatattttactccATTTATAATCAATTATAAAAGTAATTTTTTAGAGAAATAATTTATCTTTTTGGAATATTAGCGTTTGCATCTGTATATCTCATATTACTAACTTTGGTATCGAAAAAATTAGGTTGAGAAATATTTCTCAACTTTAGTCTTTTTATACGAGACATATCGAGAGCTCAATATTTCAACCTCAAATGTATCTCAAACAATTTTACACATGAGTTCAGATAATGTTGGACTAACCAAGATGTCAACAATATATTTCTTCACCACTAACAttaatattttcataattattcttattttcaAACCAATAAAGGTTcccatttgatatatatatatatatatatatatatatatatatatatatatatatatatatatatatatatatatatatatatatatatatgagctgATTTATGTTAGGTTTTGTATTCATTTTCCCCAGTTATATGTTTTAATAGACCTATAGTATTTTGGTGGAGGTGCCAAAGCCACTGTAACTCTATTtaagaatattataattgatataaaagtatatttttattatttttatcataaatcaataatgatatttatttaaatcatatttttatagtaAATTATAATCAAACCTCCCATTTaagcatatttatttatttatttttcttgcaaataaaatttaaaaataaatattcaacATTTCAAGTTAAATGATactatttttatcaataaattaaataaaaattcagatataataaataaaaaaatatcttatgtGATATTTAAGGGGAGGAATATCTCTTATCCCTCACCAAGTCTAAAATTTTTTCTATTCCTTCTACGTGTTTAAAATTGTTAGATTAaatcatattttaattatttgtgCTACAtgtgatttctaaaatttttatcttgCATGTACGATGCTAGTTGTAATACTTGATTTCTATTAtacttatattaaaaatattatttccttcattatataatttaatatttttaatctagtattatttattatattttaattacttaatattgataatttaaatattttaattataatttcatgatactataatttgaaataaaaaaaaattgattaggaTTTGGATTGAAATTAGCCAACAAGCCAAGCTTAGCCTATATAAGCCACAACCCGTAAATTAGGCCTAGTCAACAAGCTAAGCCGTAATCCAGGGTAGCTAAGTGCAGTGCACATTACTAGTAACTAAGTCAAAATTGATTAGTTTAGATCGATTTAAGATGTTTTCGAATCgatttgatttattcaaaattttttaatttaaattaaactAAATATAGTCCTATAACTTTAAGGTAGTTTTAGATCGATAAAATGAGAattagatattagttttattaggttttaatgaaattaaattaaattggATTGATTGAGCTAAGGTTCAACTCAATTGGAGACTAtttgatattaatgatatttgaaagataaattaaaataatttaatatattattttatttcgatATGGGTATGATTAACATGAAATGATTTGTTTTCTTATCTATGGTAGATAGGGCGATTCACTTTAGGAGCTAATGAACGGTCAAATGTGGTAGTTGAATGGATCTTCCATGCGAAAAACGTGTCTTCATTTTGATTGGTTTTGATTGGTGAGAGACACAATTTTATTCTCTATTGAGAGTGTGAAATATTTGTCTCTATCTATTATTAAAAGTTCATTCACTTAATGattgacttatatatatatatatatatgtatatatatatatatatatatatatatatatatatatatatatgtatatatatatatatatatatatatatatacatatacatatacatatatatacatatatatatatatatatacatatatatatatatacatatatacatatatatatatacatacatatatacatatttatatatatatacatatatacatatatatatatacatatatatatatatatatatatatacatatatatatatatatatatatatatatatatatatacatatacatatatatatatatatatatatatatatatatattacaattgaCTTATAAAAGTTACTATTtaacattattaattttttattattttttgttttgaaAATAGTCTTCCAATAACACTATATCAAATTGTAATGAAAGCATACATTTCTTTAGccaattagattttatttttgagttagcattacaatatttttcaataaaaccTATGAGTacagttaatttttattttgatgaataaataaattataataaataatttataatttatgtatattaataaattgatgtttatttatttaactTTTTTATGTAACCTTGAAAAGATATTATAATCTTGTGAAAAAAAATTTAGAATGTGATATAGACtgatttatatataattatattatatatatacaaatttttagatatatatatatatatatatatatatatatatatatatatatatattaacttaaACGGATGAATTCTTAGAAAAAAATTTAGCTTTGAGAAATTCTTGTAGAGCCTTCTagcttttaaaattttcaatgaaaagctttttttacatgaaaatattattttactcaAGTTTTTTTTATTGGATCCATTGTAGCTCTACCTTGGTTGCGAATGCCTCTGTTGTAAAAAGATCATTTTACTCGTAAGAGGATGTGAGCCCTTGGTTGTCTACACCTTCACGCATAAATTAGTAAGTGCGTCTAACCACGCCTCCATCCCAAAAAATCATCAATTGCTTGAGGTGCCTCTACACATGGGCCTTTCACTCGTTACTTTCGTCCTACTATCTTTTATCGTTTGTCGTCTCCTTCTTCCTTGGTTGTCTACACCTTCACATGCAAGTTAATATGTGCACCTAACCACGACTCTACCCTTTTTCATCTCGAATAGTCATTAATTGCTTATGGTGCCTTTATGTATGGGCCTACCTACCCTTCGCTTATTACTCTCATCCCCCTATCCTCTATCACTTGTCAACCCCTTCTTTTTTATTTGCGATTGTCCACCTTTCCCCTTCGCGTGTAATTGAATTGGCATGGCTAGCTCTCTGGTCAACATCATCAACGATAAAGATGATCTAAGGATAAAATCAtcgtttataaaaaaaaaattactgtcTAATTTTTTTGAAGTTGGTTATCAAAACttcgatatttttttaaaaattcacccaacttttattttttttacaatatTTTCCTTCTACAATATAAAAGTCAAACAGAATCTGACACAGTCGTATGGAATCCAATCCCTCCGCAACCTTCTAGTAATTGCGATGCACACACCCTGCAACTTGTCAACGTAACACGCCCTTCCCCTTCCCCATTCTTCCAATCTTCCTCAATAATTCACATCGAAGAAATAAGAAAGCCACCGAGATAGCTCATCGGAGGTCCGTCTCTCGGATGGGGGAGgtctccgccaccgccgccgagGATGGttcctcctctccttcctccgTCGCGATCCCTCCTCGACCGCCGCCGAAGAAGCTCGCGGTGCTCCCCCTGATCGCCCTCATCTTCTACAACGTCTCCGGCGGCCCCTTCGGCGTCGAAGACTCCGTCTCGGCCGGCGGCGGACCCCTCCTTTCCCTGCTCGGCTTCCTCGTCTTCCCCCTTCTGTGGAGCCTACCCGAAGCCCTCGTCACCGCCGAGCTCGCCGCCAGCTTCCCGGAGAACGGCGGCTACGTGCTCTGGATCTCCTCCGCCTTCGGCTCCTTTTGGGGATTCCAGGAGGGATTCTGGAAGTGGATCAGCGGCACCATGGACAACGCTCTTTACCCCGTCCTCTTCCTCGACTACCTCCGCCAGTCCCTCCCCCTCTTCGATCACCCTGCCGTCCGTACCCTGGCCCTCCTCGTCCTCACCGCCGCCCTCACCTTCCTCAACTACCGTGGCCTCAACATCGTCGGCCTCTCCGCCGTCGCCCTCACCGCTTTCtccctctccccctttgtcgtcatgtCACTGCTCGCCATCCCTCGCATCCGCCCCCGCCGCTGGCTCGCCGTAAATCTCCAAAGAGCCAATTTCAGGGGATACTTCAACAGCATGTTCTGGAACCTGAACTACTGGGACAAGGCAAGCACCCTCGCCGGCGAGGTCGAGGACCCGAGCCGGACTTTCCCCAGGGCGATCTTCGGGGCCGTCGTCCTCGTGATGGCTTCGTACCTGATCCCGTTGCTCGCCGGCACGGGGGCCCTAGATGTGTCCACGTCCGAGGAGTGGACAGACGGGTACTTTGCCCAGGTTGGGATGGTGATTGGGGGAGCCTGGCTCCGATGGTGGATCCAGGCGGCCGCGGCTATGTCCAACATGGGCTTGTTCGAGGCCGAGATGAGCAGCGATTCTTTCCAGTTGCTCGGGATGAGCGAGTTGGGGATGCTGCCGGCAATATTTGGAAAGAGGTTAGCATCCATCTACTTGCTATGTCTAAAAGCTTTTTACTGTTAATGACTTTTGCATGCAATTGGCTCAAAAACCTTACTGATAATATGATTCCTGAGCCAAAACCTGACTTTGGATAGGGGAACTACAGGATTTAGATAAGCTATGGATCATTGAGAAATGCCATCCAAACTTGTATTCAATCGAAGAGATAAGACTTTACAAACTTAAACAAGTTGGAAGATCACCAAATTATTTGAATTCTTGATTAAACTTAGTTGATAAGACATTCAACCAATTCTAAGTTTTAGTGTAGTACATTCGTTGGGTTGTGGCTGAGAGCAATAAGGTTCTACTATAAGGTTGGAATAAACTCTCTAGAGGAAAAAAGAAATtctttctaaaacttgatagaCTTAAATTTTCATTGTTGTGATTGATGATTACTTGTGGCTTTTAGTTTGCACACATTCGGTGATAGCATGACAATCTCAACTGTAAATTGATACTTTTGTAGATCAAAGTATGGCACTCCGACCATTAGCATCATGTGCTCTGCAACTGGGGTCATAATATTATCATGGTTGAGCTTTCAGGAGATTATAGAGTTTCTTAATTTCTTGTACTCCCTGGGGATGCTTCTTGAGTTTGCCGCATTCATAAAACTCAGAATAAAGAAGCCGGATCTCCACAGGCCATATAGGATTCCCGTAGAAACCTTTGGCGCGGTGGTTCTTTGCATACCTCCCACTTTTTTGCTTGTCCTTGTTATGTGTTTGGCTTCGATGAGGACATTTATCGTAAGTGGAAGTGTCATGCTCATCGGGTTTCTTATATATCCTGCCATAGAGCACATGAGGAATAAAAAGTGTGTTAAATTCATCAACATGCTGCCCAAGAGCTGTTCCGACACTCCTACAGTGCAAAATCAGGAAATTGTTGATGAGGCTTCTGTAAGCCTTTTGCCGTGACATTCTTGTGTCAAGAAGGAACCACAAGACTTTGAGATTAATTTCGATGGCATCTTGGAAAAGGAATGAGAGAGAACTGCACATTTGAAGTATCAGGAACTACTTATACTTGATATGTTTAGGCCTGTAATATAACAACACATTATGGTAAGCTATGTATCCTTCTCAAAATATCAGTGTGTAAAGGATGCAAAGTTTGGCAAAGCATTATAGTTCCCTCTTACATTTTGATTATACGCACTCATCGGCAATTAaatctttttatgacaaaatgTATGAACTTTTCCATTCGTGATTAAATTTCCGTAATTGACATGATGTTTTTGTTGCTATTCTTTTTTTTCTATGAGCAAGTTCTTCCATCACAAGACATCAATTAGTACTTACCGATGCTAACAGTAAACAAATGGCAGCATATTATATCctagagtttggacgtaaattctGAAAGAAATGCATAATACTTAGCAGTGATAATATTAATGAGACAGGTAAAGCTGATGAAGGATTATATTTGGTACTCAGGATGTGAACAAAGGTGAGTGAATTCATGAGAAAACTTCGAAACATTATCCACGGAAAATATGCCTTGCTTTTAGGAGAAGCTATTTGGAAAAATATTAATCATGGTAAGAAGATACAATAGCTGAGGACACAAGAGTTGGGGAACATCCTAGCTTTGAAGAATTTGCTGAAGTGAAAAGTAGAATTAGCAGCACTTCTGACCTTAAACTGTATGCAGGTTGGTCAG
Protein-coding sequences here:
- the LOC103975631 gene encoding probable polyamine transporter At3g19553 → MGEVSATAAEDGSSSPSSVAIPPRPPPKKLAVLPLIALIFYNVSGGPFGVEDSVSAGGGPLLSLLGFLVFPLLWSLPEALVTAELAASFPENGGYVLWISSAFGSFWGFQEGFWKWISGTMDNALYPVLFLDYLRQSLPLFDHPAVRTLALLVLTAALTFLNYRGLNIVGLSAVALTAFSLSPFVVMSLLAIPRIRPRRWLAVNLQRANFRGYFNSMFWNLNYWDKASTLAGEVEDPSRTFPRAIFGAVVLVMASYLIPLLAGTGALDVSTSEEWTDGYFAQVGMVIGGAWLRWWIQAAAAMSNMGLFEAEMSSDSFQLLGMSELGMLPAIFGKRSKYGTPTISIMCSATGVIILSWLSFQEIIEFLNFLYSLGMLLEFAAFIKLRIKKPDLHRPYRIPVETFGAVVLCIPPTFLLVLVMCLASMRTFIVSGSVMLIGFLIYPAIEHMRNKKCVKFINMLPKSCSDTPTVQNQEIVDEASVSLLP